A part of Paraliobacillus zengyii genomic DNA contains:
- a CDS encoding DUF3899 domain-containing protein, translated as MRNTFFQLLINLFVTFLIFLLFSPSLRLIYYIDIIFYFSLTYLLCWMIFFTIKGRFFDGVIYGFRKVGNGVLRKLAFDDWEDKPMPSAKVGDSFLAFLLKQGLYLLIIMFILLIIYYF; from the coding sequence TTGCGAAACACTTTTTTTCAGTTACTAATTAATTTGTTTGTTACCTTTTTAATTTTTCTACTATTTTCACCTAGTCTTCGTTTAATTTACTATATAGATATTATCTTTTATTTTAGCTTAACTTATTTGTTATGTTGGATGATTTTCTTTACGATCAAAGGACGTTTTTTTGATGGTGTCATCTATGGATTTAGAAAAGTTGGAAATGGGGTATTACGTAAGCTAGCATTTGATGATTGGGAGGACAAGCCTATGCCCTCAGCTAAAGTTGGCGACTCTTTTCTCGCATTTCTTTTAAAACAAGGGCTATACCTATTAATTATCATGTTCATCTTACTTATCATCTACTATTTCTAA
- a CDS encoding YjbA family protein, which yields MQYLHDVWVNWFEGEENGYNVCGFHEWRKHDGIEILDQIPVIYVNHTLFDLIENDLADLPQKMLDHIKNRAYLRKNQERIPLEFACIITDSKAVLVLDTMGYNIPIRKSRLIPRQERLVYEMIDEKAKPTFSIDTKKSEKAYHILSLPPKEMVGLTRRERQLKQLLMMALDQLERTNNKEELQYWLTEWAPQRYQAIRKMNEDTAWHILYQELVNGWSIGHEVFCKKIIKGQPFFEKIWELEESEPKNQTYKRIL from the coding sequence ATGCAATATTTACATGATGTATGGGTGAATTGGTTTGAAGGTGAAGAGAATGGATATAACGTTTGTGGCTTTCATGAATGGCGTAAACATGACGGGATTGAGATACTAGATCAGATCCCTGTTATTTATGTAAATCATACATTGTTTGATTTAATTGAAAATGATTTAGCCGACTTGCCGCAGAAAATGTTAGATCACATTAAAAACCGAGCGTACTTACGCAAAAATCAGGAAAGAATTCCATTAGAGTTTGCTTGTATAATCACAGACTCAAAAGCAGTACTTGTCTTGGATACAATGGGTTATAATATACCAATTCGGAAAAGCAGGTTAATACCCCGACAAGAGCGACTTGTTTATGAGATGATTGATGAAAAAGCCAAACCAACATTTTCAATTGATACAAAAAAATCAGAAAAAGCGTATCATATTTTATCCTTACCACCAAAAGAAATGGTAGGTTTAACAAGAAGGGAACGACAATTAAAACAGCTATTAATGATGGCACTTGATCAATTAGAGCGAACGAATAATAAAGAAGAGTTACAATACTGGTTAACCGAGTGGGCTCCACAACGTTATCAAGCCATCCGGAAGATGAATGAGGATACTGCATGGCATATACTGTACCAAGAACTTGTAAATGGTTGGTCAATTGGTCATGAAGTCTTTTGTAAGAAGATTATTAAAGGACAACCATTTTTCGAAAAAATATGGGAACTGGAAGAGAGCGAACCCAAAAATCAAACCTATAAAAGAATTTTATAA
- a CDS encoding beta-ketoacyl-ACP synthase III, which yields MRAGIIGAGHYVPDKIVTNADLEKIVDTNDEWIRTRTGIEERRIAEDTMDTSDMAYEAAIRAMEDANITGADIDLILVATVTPDMPFPTVSCMLQERLGATKAAAMDLSAACAGFMYGVVTAKQFIDTAVYKNILVIGAEKLSKITDWSDRNTCVLFGDGAGAVVVGEVSDDKGILSFELGADGSGGKHLYQDNDFISMNGREVFKFAVRQMPESSLHVVEKAGYAKEDVDYLIPHQANIRIMEAARNKLDIPVEKMATSVKRFGNTSSASIPIALSEAVQNGDVKDGNLIVLVGFGGGLTWGAIAMKWGR from the coding sequence ATGCGTGCAGGTATCATTGGAGCAGGACATTATGTCCCAGATAAAATAGTTACAAATGCCGATTTAGAGAAAATTGTAGATACAAATGATGAGTGGATTCGTACAAGAACTGGTATTGAAGAGCGCCGGATAGCAGAAGATACTATGGATACATCCGATATGGCCTATGAGGCTGCAATTCGCGCAATGGAAGATGCAAACATTACAGGTGCTGACATTGACTTAATCCTAGTTGCTACGGTAACTCCGGATATGCCTTTTCCTACAGTATCTTGTATGTTGCAAGAAAGATTAGGAGCAACAAAGGCAGCGGCAATGGATCTAAGTGCTGCTTGTGCAGGATTTATGTACGGAGTAGTTACGGCGAAACAATTCATTGATACGGCTGTATATAAAAATATATTAGTTATTGGAGCTGAGAAGCTTTCTAAAATAACAGATTGGTCTGATAGAAATACGTGTGTTTTATTTGGAGACGGTGCTGGAGCAGTTGTTGTCGGTGAAGTAAGTGATGATAAGGGGATTCTCTCCTTTGAATTGGGAGCTGATGGAAGCGGTGGAAAGCACTTGTATCAAGATAATGATTTTATTAGTATGAACGGAAGAGAAGTATTTAAATTTGCTGTTCGTCAAATGCCAGAATCATCGCTTCATGTGGTCGAGAAAGCAGGATATGCAAAAGAAGATGTTGATTATTTAATCCCACACCAAGCAAACATTCGTATTATGGAAGCTGCAAGAAATAAATTAGATATACCAGTTGAAAAAATGGCAACATCAGTTAAAAGATTTGGTAATACGTCATCAGCATCCATTCCAATTGCTTTATCAGAAGCGGTACAGAATGGCGATGTTAAAGATGGAAATCTTATTGTATTAGTTGGTTTTGGTGGCGGATTAACTTGGGGAGCAATTGCAATGAAGTGGGGAAGATAA
- the fabF gene encoding beta-ketoacyl-ACP synthase II has translation MEKKRVVVTGLGTVSPLGNTIDSLWDNLIEGNSGIDYITKVNKDEFPVKVAAEVKDWDASIYMDKKESKRMDLFTQYAVAAAKMAVEDAKLDITDEIAPRVGVWIGSGIGGMGTYEEQFRKFLDKGYRRVSPFFVPMLIPDMAAGQVSIQLGAKGINSCTVTACATGTNSIGDAFKVIERGDADVMISGGAEAPLTNMAFAGFSTAKALSFNDDLKTASRPFDKNRDGFVMGEGAGILILESLESAEARGAKIYAEIVGYGSAGDAHHITAPAPEGDGASRSMQQAIDDAEVDVSAIDYVNAHGTSTQLNDAFETKAMKTVLGEHAYNVAISSTKSMTGHLLGAAGAVEAIACIKAIEDSIIPPTINYETPDTECDLNYVPNQAIKKEVNVALSNSLGFGGHNATLIFKKY, from the coding sequence ATGGAAAAAAAACGTGTTGTTGTTACCGGCCTAGGAACCGTTAGTCCATTAGGGAATACAATAGATTCGTTATGGGACAATCTAATTGAAGGTAATTCTGGAATTGATTATATTACGAAAGTCAACAAAGATGAATTTCCTGTTAAAGTTGCTGCGGAAGTTAAAGATTGGGATGCATCCATTTATATGGATAAAAAGGAATCGAAACGTATGGATTTATTCACCCAATACGCTGTAGCAGCTGCTAAAATGGCAGTAGAAGATGCGAAACTAGATATAACAGATGAAATAGCACCACGTGTTGGTGTGTGGATTGGTTCTGGAATTGGTGGTATGGGTACCTATGAAGAACAGTTCAGAAAGTTTCTTGATAAAGGGTATCGAAGAGTTAGTCCGTTTTTTGTGCCGATGTTAATTCCAGACATGGCTGCTGGTCAAGTTTCTATTCAGTTAGGTGCAAAGGGGATTAATTCTTGTACAGTGACAGCTTGTGCTACTGGTACAAATTCAATCGGAGATGCTTTTAAAGTGATTGAGCGTGGTGATGCAGATGTTATGATAAGTGGCGGTGCAGAAGCTCCACTAACAAACATGGCCTTCGCTGGTTTCTCTACTGCGAAAGCATTATCTTTTAATGATGACTTAAAAACTGCAAGCCGCCCGTTTGATAAAAATAGAGATGGATTCGTTATGGGTGAAGGTGCTGGTATTCTTATATTAGAGTCATTAGAATCAGCAGAAGCACGTGGTGCAAAGATCTATGCAGAAATAGTAGGATATGGTTCAGCTGGTGATGCCCATCATATCACAGCACCTGCACCTGAAGGAGATGGTGCTAGCCGTTCGATGCAACAAGCTATTGATGACGCGGAAGTCGATGTGAGCGCAATTGATTATGTCAATGCACATGGGACAAGTACTCAATTAAACGATGCATTTGAAACAAAAGCTATGAAGACAGTTTTAGGTGAACATGCTTATAATGTTGCGATTTCATCTACAAAATCGATGACTGGCCACCTTTTAGGAGCAGCTGGTGCAGTGGAAGCAATTGCATGTATTAAGGCAATTGAAGATAGCATTATTCCGCCAACGATAAATTATGAAACGCCAGATACTGAGTGTGATTTAAATTATGTACCAAATCAAGCTATAAAAAAAGAAGTGAATGTTGCGTTAAGTAACTCATTAGGATTTGGTGGACACAATGCAACACTAATATTCAAAAAATATTAA
- the trpS gene encoding tryptophan--tRNA ligase — protein sequence MKTIFSGIQPSGMLTIGNYLGAMKHFVDLQEDHECYFCIVDEHAITVPQDRLKLRDNIRSLAALYLASGIDQDKSTLFIQSEVPAHTQLGWMMQTVSYIGELERMTQFKDKSSGKEGVSAALLTYPPLMTADILLYNTNIVPVGDDQKQHLELARNLAQRFNRKYNDIFTLPEISVPKVGARIMSLQEPTKKMSKSDENQKASIFMLDDPKKIEKKIKSAVTDSEGIVKFDKVNKPGISNLITIYASFTSDSIEAIENKFEGIGYGPFKQSTADVVIEALQPIQERYQALIASPELDQILDKGAEKAALTANKTLAKAKKAMGLARVKKST from the coding sequence ATGAAAACAATTTTTTCGGGCATTCAACCAAGTGGAATGCTAACAATTGGAAACTATCTAGGAGCGATGAAACACTTTGTTGATTTACAAGAAGATCATGAGTGCTATTTTTGTATCGTAGACGAACATGCGATTACCGTACCTCAAGATCGCTTAAAACTTCGCGATAATATTCGGTCATTAGCAGCTCTTTATTTAGCATCGGGAATTGATCAAGACAAATCTACTTTATTTATTCAATCTGAAGTTCCTGCGCACACACAATTAGGATGGATGATGCAAACAGTCAGCTATATTGGTGAACTAGAAAGAATGACACAATTTAAAGACAAGTCTTCTGGTAAGGAAGGTGTTTCTGCTGCACTGTTAACATACCCACCATTAATGACAGCTGATATATTACTTTACAATACGAATATTGTACCTGTCGGTGATGACCAAAAACAGCATTTAGAATTAGCACGAAATTTAGCACAGCGATTCAATCGAAAATACAATGATATCTTTACTTTACCTGAAATTAGTGTTCCAAAAGTTGGTGCTCGGATCATGTCTTTGCAAGAACCAACTAAAAAAATGAGTAAGTCAGATGAAAACCAAAAAGCATCTATCTTCATGCTAGATGATCCAAAGAAAATAGAGAAAAAGATTAAAAGTGCTGTTACTGATTCTGAAGGTATCGTTAAGTTTGATAAAGTAAACAAACCAGGAATAAGTAATTTAATAACTATTTATGCAAGCTTTACAAGTGATTCCATTGAAGCTATAGAAAATAAATTTGAAGGAATAGGCTACGGTCCATTTAAACAATCTACTGCTGATGTTGTTATTGAGGCATTACAACCAATTCAAGAACGGTATCAAGCATTGATTGCTTCACCTGAATTAGATCAGATTTTAGATAAGGGTGCAGAAAAAGCTGCCTTAACTGCTAATAAAACATTAGCAAAAGCAAAAAAAGCAATGGGACTAGCTAGAGTTAAAAAAAGTACTTAA